Proteins encoded in a region of the Triticum dicoccoides isolate Atlit2015 ecotype Zavitan chromosome 3A, WEW_v2.0, whole genome shotgun sequence genome:
- the LOC119271286 gene encoding BTB/POZ domain-containing protein POB1-like, protein MNESDQTHPRIRIADSEEKAFMELLSFMYSGKLTTIEPTLLLDILMAADKFEVLSCMRYCSQLLRSLPMTTESALLYLDHPCSLSMAAEVQSVVGAAREFLAEKYKILDKFEEVMNISLSGIEAIFSSTDIQVASEDAVYNFLLEWARARYLEPEERREILSSRLLPLVRFSHMTCAALQEILACTDDDIDREQVTKHIYEVLLHKAYPTQMEGALAADVSTLDWQSVERTYGSKHVKAVAFDRPYPQVIVYMDLTRAECSGFFPSGVILSDWFNLAGQKFYLMANWVLDEETGLYSFGLWLGIYGNSISGSSCFDIEFAARTRSSGKFLSKYGGRHTFSGSLLEGCDDLFGVPWSTFIADDSLFIDGVLHLRVDLTAVEQPELQT, encoded by the exons ATGAATGAATCTGATCAGACGCATCCAAGAATCAGGATTGCTGATTCAG AGGAAAAAGCCTTTATGGagcttttaagcttcatgtacagtGGAAAGTTGACAACAATTGAGCCCACTCTTCTGCTCGACATCTTAATGGCTGCCGACAAATTTGAGGTTCTTTCTTGCATGAGGTACTGCAGTCAGCTGCTCAGAAGCCTGCCTATGACCACAGAATCTGCACTGCTATACCTAGACCATCCATGCTCCCTTTCAATGGCTGCTGAAGTTCAGAGTGTGGTAGGTGCAGCCAGGGAATTCCTTGCTGAGAAATACAAGATTTTAGACAA GTTTGAAGAAGTGATGAACATCTCTCTTTCTGGAATCGAGGCGATCTTTTCGAGCACTGACATACAAGTAGCATCTGAAGATGCGGTATATAACTTCTTGCTCGAGTGGGCCCGTGCGCGATACCTGGAACCGGAGGAAAGACGCGAGATCTTGAGCAGCCGTTTGCTTCCGCTGGTACGCTTCAGTCATATGACATGTGCCGCACTTCAGGAGATCCTAGCATGCACTGATGATGATATAGACCGTGAGCAAGTAACCAAGCACATCTATGAGGTCCTCCTCCACAAAGCTTACCCAACCCAGATGGAAGGTGCTCTTGCAGCAGATGTATCAACTCTCGATTGGCAATCTGTTGAGCGAACTTACGGGTCCAAACATGTGAAAGCGGTTGCGTTTGATCGACCTTACCCACAGGTTATAGTTTACATGGATCTAACGCGTGCCGAATGCTCCGGATTCTTCCCATCAGGAGTTATATTGTCGGACTGGTTCAATCTCGCAGGTCAGAAATTCTATCTCATGGCAAACTGGGTACTGGATGAGGAGACAGGGTTGTACAGCTTTGGCCTCTGGTTAGGGATATATGGAAATTCTATCTCAGGCTCGTCGTGTTTCGATATTGAGTTTGCTGCAAGGACAAGATCGTCAGGAAAATTCTTGAGCAAGTACGGCGGTAGGCACACATTCAGCGGGTCTTTGCTGGAGGGATGCGATGATCTTTTTGGAGTTCCATGGTCGACGTTCATTGCGGACGACAGCCTCTTCATTGACGGTGTGCTGCATCTGAGAGTTGATCTGACTGCGGTGGAGCAGCCTGAATTACAGACCTGA